A stretch of Scheffersomyces stipitis CBS 6054 chromosome 2, complete sequence DNA encodes these proteins:
- a CDS encoding predicted protein encodes MATTENLNIDEIDKKYNLRPFVEATPSDTAAEVIQLNSLDLSLFQEGPDFLDQRKKLATQLEESLSTVGFFALVNHGISQDTFDQLRSVAQSTFELPDQEKKKYLSGALTSDTEDRSVSLGAERGAGFKPKGYWSMKNGVKDSIELYNFRDLQQREVYDSSKPYPEIVKAHLPNVVSYFRFIHGNILKKLTILCDIILELPEGYLWENYFKVVDGDSYNSGSGFGRFMIYHALNPEDEAKVDNNWLRGHSDGTAFTFITSQPILSLQIRDYYTGDWKYVGHTPNGLIVNIGDALEFITGAYFKSSIHRVVTPPDDQKNFKRLVIIYFCDPKLPSILDPEPLNSPKLKRLGYRKHDEWERITFQQWDEEKGRLFGRSDVNDAKSDEPNLVLLYGRLHERWHQAEHNFSLEEARKKYKVIENKS; translated from the coding sequence ATGGCTacaactgaaaatttgaatattgaCGAAATTGACAAGAAGTACAATTTGAGACCATTTGTAGAGGCTACTCCGTCAGATACTGCTGCAGAAGTTATCCAATTGAACTCACTAGATTTGTCTCTTTTCCAGGAAGGACCAGATTTCTTGGATCAGAGAAAAAAACTTGCTACCCAGCTTGAAGAGTCTCTCTCAACTGTAGGATTTTTCGCTTTGGTTAACCATGGAATCAGCCAAGACACGTTTGACCAATTGAGGTCTGTTGCTCAATCCACGTTTGAGTTGCCGGAtcaggaaaagaagaagtacttgTCTGGAGCATTGACTTCTGATACAGAAGACAGAAGTGTTTCATTAGGTGCGGAAAGAGGTGCCGGATTCAAACCAAAGGGATATTGGTCTATGAAGAACGGAGTCAAAGATAGTATtgaattgtacaatttcaGGGACTTGCAACAAAGGGAAGTTTATGATTCCTCCAAGCCCTACCCAGAGATAGTGAAAGCACATCTTCCAAATGTTGTGAGCTATTTTAGATTCATACATGgcaatatcttgaagaagttgactaTTTTATGTGATATTATATTAGAGCTTCCAGAAGGTTACTTGTGGGAGAACTACTTCAAGGTTGTGGATGGTGATTCCTATAATTCAGGAAGTGGATTCGGAAGATTCATGATCTACCATGCTTTGAATcctgaagatgaagcaAAAGTTGATAACAATTGGCTCCGTGGACATTCTGATGGCACGGCGTTCACATTTATTACATCCCAGCCTATCTTGTCATTACAGATAAGAGACTATTATACTGGTGATTGGAAGTATGTTGGCCATACACCTAACGGACTTATTGTTAATATAGGCGATGCATTGGAATTTATAACTGGTGCATACTTCAAGTCTTCTATACATCGAGTCGTAACCCCACCTGATGATCAGAAAAATTTTAAAAGATTGGTAATCATTTACTTCTGTGATCCCAAGCTTCCTTCTATTCTCGATCCCGAGCCATTGAATTCtccaaaattgaaaagattggGATACAGAAAACACGATGAATGGGAAAGGATTACATTCCAGCAATGGGACGAGGAAAAAGGTAGATTATTTGGAAGGAGTGACGTAAACGATGCCAAAAGTGACGAACCAAACTTGGTGCTACTCTACGGAAGACTACATGAAAGGTGGCATCAAGCAGAACACAATTTctctcttgaagaagctaGGAAGAAGTATAAGGTaattgaaaacaaaagttAA
- the MRM2 gene encoding Mitochondrial rRNA Methyltransferase (methylates the 21S (mitochondrial) rRNA at position U2791): MYIAVSRCLRSETQGDIVNFIRYKSKSSTRWLNRQVNDPHTKQSKSDHYRSRAAYKLIEIDQKYSVFNRKTENILDLGFAPGAWTQVAVERMKKLGVKSSILGVDLILSTAPKGSHFIQGNILSKKTHDDIRDFFTRKQSEIVKESEGSEIEIIDQKRKMLTVDLVLSDMMSNTSGIKDNDHYASMDLCDGAIILACEVLKEGGSLVMKFYTGKEDQVLQERMRLLFEKVYRFKPQACRNESREMYIIGVGKKRDICVEEVFH, from the coding sequence ATGTATATAGCCGTATCTCGATGTCTTCGTTCAGAGACTCAGGGAGACATTGTAAATTTTATCAGATATAAGTCCAAGTCTTCGACTCGATGGCTCAACAGACAAGTCAACGATCCCCATACTAAGCAGTCGAAATCAGATCATTATCGATCTCGAGCTGCCTATAAATTGATAGAGATAGACCAGAAGTACAGCGTTTTCAACAGAAAGACAGAAAACATTTTAGATCTCGGCTTTGCCCCTGGTGCATGGACTCAAGTGGCAGTGGAACGAATGAAAAAACTAGGAGTAAAGTCTCTGATTCTAGGCGTAGATCTTATATTATCCACAGCTCCGAAAGGGAGCCATTTTATTCAGGGTAATATACTTTCAAAAAAGACCCACGATGATATTCGGGATTTTTTTACTCGAAAACAGCTGGAAATAGTGAAAGAAAGTGAGGGTTCAGAGATAGAAATAATAGATCAAAAACGTAAAATGTTGACTGTAGACTTAGTTCTCAGTGATATGATGTCCAACACCTCCGGAATAAAGGATAATGACCATTATGCAAGTATGGATCTCTGTGATGGGGCTATAATACTAGCGTGCGAAGTTCTTAAAGAAGGTGGAAGCTTGGTGATGAAGTTCTACACTGGCAAGGAAGACCAGGTATTACAAGAGAGAATGCGTTTACTATTCGAGAAAGTCTACAGATTCAAGCCTCAGGCTTGTCGGAACGAGCTGAGAGAAATGTACATTATAGGAGTTGGCAAGAAGCGAGATATCTGcgtagaagaagttttccaCTAG
- the DUR4 gene encoding urea permease (go_component membrane~go_funtion transporter activity~go_process transport), which produces MEPTLSQGVAYGVIIGGGAFFAIVMNYFTHLQNRYSRYNSNKIDEFVSGSRSIGFGLLLSGILSNWTWSLTLLESAVKSYNMGFSGSYWYGIGGLLQVSVFSVISSKIKKNANLVTTFPEMGYFRFGRAGHLAFLWCGFICNAIVSSCILLGGSAVFHAITGINQYAALFLIPFGVAVYVSFGGLRATFISDATHTCIILVFLIVFMFEVYVTNPKIGSPEKMWELLESLSPVDGNYSGSYLTFRSQQGAIFAVVSIITGFGLVVNDQAYLSRAVAADPRFTSRAYFFASVCWFVIPFSIGTSLGLAARALTVYPDFPALSDFEVGEGLPAVAAATYLMGKSGSAMMIVMIFFSVTSSFAGELIGTSTLLSYDVYKRYYKPDATPKEVVTAAKIFVFLWAIFASSLASIFYGAAKISMGWLFNFLGVATASGVFPIALTFTWKRLNKSGAVGGSVGGMVLALVVWLVTCKASKGEINVTNLSDQWVSFAGNVTALISGGVISIGSSLIWPSTFEFEETRNRTSLISAPVKSEPALNETKEQNEKSSDLKITESDKDIESASVDTDLDMDLHQVIDHQHLDRQFKKYCGLVAILAVIMTFIIPVPLGASPYVFSPGFLKGCVIIIIAWLFFSFSFVVLLPIFEARKEVWRITKSVLSFGS; this is translated from the coding sequence ATGGAACCAACCTTATCTCAAGGTGTAGCATATGGTGTCATCATAGGTGGCGGCGCATTCTTTGCCATAGTGATGAACTATTTCACTCACCTCCAGAACCGTTACAGTCGTtacaattccaacaagatTGATGAATTCGTTTCAGGAAGCAGATCCATAGGGTTCGGATTGCTTCTCAGTGGTATCTTATCCAATTGGACATGGAGTTTAACTTTACTTGAATCGGCTGTCAAGAGCTACAATATGGGCTTCAGTGGAAGTTATTGGTACGGTATTGGAGGTTTGTTGCAAGTTTCTGTCTTCTCTGTCATCTCTAGtaagatcaagaagaatgcaAATTTGGTCACCACGTTTCCTGAAATGGGCTATTTCAGGTTTGGAAGAGCTGGCCATTTAGCATTCTTGTGGTGTGGATTCATTTGTAATGCCATTGTCAGTTCGTGTATACTACTTGGAGGTAGTGCAGTATTTCATGCTATAACCGGTATTAATCAATATGCTGCTCTCTTTCTTATTCCATTTGGAGTTGCCGTATACGTGTCCTTCGGTGGATTGCGTGCTACATTCATTTCAGATGCTACTCATACTTGTATaattcttgtcttcttaATCGTTTTCATGTTCGAAGTTTACGTTACCAATCCAAAGATCGGATCTCCTGAAAAGATGTGGGAATTGCTTGAACTGCTTTCTCCAGTCGACGGAAACTATAGCGGTTCCTACTTGACTTTTAGATCCCAACAAGGTGCAATATTTGCTGTAGTTAGTATTATCACTGGATTTGGCTTGGTTGTTAACGACCAGGCGTATTTGTCCAGAGCTGTTGCAGCAGACCCGAGATTTACATCCAGAGCATACTTTTTTGCTTCAGTTTGTTGGTTTGTCATCCCTTTCTCAATAGGAACATCGTTGGGTCTTGCAGCTAGAGCTCTCACGGTATACCCTGATTTCCCTGCTTTGTCTGATTTCGAAGTCGGAGAAGGCTTACCAGCTGTAGCTGCTGCCACTTATTTAATGGGTAAATCTGGACTGGCAATGATGATTGTGatgattttcttttcagttACGTCGTCCTTTGCTGGCGAGTTGATTGGTACTTCTACTTTACTTTCTTATGATGTCTATAAGAGGTATTACAAACCAGATGCTACTCCTAAAGAAGTTGTCACAGCAGCCAAAATTTTTGTCTTCCTTTGGGCCATATTTGCTTCATCTTTAGCTTCTATATTTTACGGTGCAGCAAAAATTTCCATGGGGTGGttattcaatttcttggGAGTTGCTACTGCTTCTGGTGTCTTCCCCATTGCTCTTACATTCACCTGGAAAAGATTGAATAAATCAGGTGCTGTTGGTGGATCTGTAGGAGGCATGGTATTGGCCCTAGTTGTCTGGCTCGTCACATGTAAAGCTAGCAAGGGTGAAATCAATGTCACCAACTTGTCAGATCAATGGGTCTCGTTTGCCGGTAATGTCACAGCCCTTATTCTGGGAGGCGTTATTTCAATAGGATCATCTCTAATTTGGCCATCTACATtcgaatttgaagaaaccagaaacagaacaaGTTTGATTTCTGCACCTGTTAAGAGTGAACCAGCGTTGAACGAAACCAAGGAACAAAACGAAAAGAGCTCTGACCTCAAAATCACTGAAAGCGATAAAGACATTGAACTGGCTTCAGTAGATACCGACTTGGACATGGACCTTCACCAAGTGATTGACCACCAGCATTTAGATAGAcagttcaagaagtactGTGGTTTGGTTGCAATTCTTGCGGTTATCATGACATTTATAATCCCTGTTCCATTAGGAGCAAGCCCATATGTTTTCTCGCCCGGCTTTTTAAAGGGCTGTGTCATAATTATTATCGCCTGGCTATTCttctcattttctttcgttgttcttcttccaatatttGAAGCTAGGAAAGAAGTATGGAGAATTACCAAGCTGGTTCTCTCTTTTGGACTGTAA
- a CDS encoding predicted protein translates to STTTSPSTTTSPSTTTSSPTTSSSSTSSTTSSTSSSSSSSSSSAPSASAVPVNAFQDTVDDIWNRFWSEPNAAWSDNDNICGSTSFAPLVVWDQAVVGTAIVNTLNKPRIDATLTNLLQYKNNENGAFSATTAGDDDIYNDDNAQAAWVFIDAYKATGNTDYLDNAKGIVNWVISQWASNGGVFWHLNNNYVASISTTEAALAAVRLYEIEQDNKLLEFASNCMDWMFANLQDKSDYLFYDGLNNDDYSDINKGKLTYSVGCGLSAMAYLHYYTGNQKWLIESKNIATSVTKGSGAFYGSDGAWNNQLQYVHLLFMGFADLFKYIPWQPEFDGYKTEVLKQGSYVYTTKQDPDDPNMYFNSPTTTPQMTKKYNALFNQDASSSDTAAQHCDSNENNPIPKSLMDNASAAQIMFAISQIESPQ, encoded by the coding sequence TCTACTACAACTAGCCCATCTACTACAACTAGCCCATCTACTACAACTAGTTCAcctacaacttcttcaagttcgacGTCTTCCACtacttcaagtacttcctcttcttcccTGTCTTCTCTGTCTAGTGCTCCATCGGCCTCTGCTGTTCCTGTGAATGCTTTCCAAGACACAGTTGATGACATTTGGAATAGATTTTGGAGTGAGCCAAATGCAGCTTGGTCAGACAATGATAATATATGTGGACTGACCAGTTTTGCTCCTCTTGTTGTTTGGGATCAGGCAGTTGTCGGTACTGCAATTGTCAACACCTTGAACAAACCCAGAATTGATGCTACACTCACAAACCTTTTGCAATACAAGAACAACGAAAATGGAGCATTTTCTGCTACAACAGCTGGAGATGACGATATCTACAACGATGACAACGCCCAGGCCGCTTGGGTATTCATTGACGCTTACAAAGCAACTGGAAATACCGACTACTTAGACAATGCCAAAGGCATTGTGAATTGGGTCATATCCCAATGGGCCAGCAACGGTGGAGTGTTCTGGCACCTTAACAATAACTACGTTGCCTCCATTTCTACTACGGAAGCAGCCTTGGCAGCAGTAAGATTATACGAAATTGAGCAAGataacaagttgttggaatttgCATCCAACTGTATGGACTGGATGTTTGCCAATCTTCAGGATAAGAGCGACTACTTGTTCTACGATGGATTAAATAATGATGATTACAGTGACATCAACAAGGGTAAGCTTACTTACTCTGTTGGCTGTGGTTTAAGCGCTATGGCTTACTTACACTATTACACTGGAAACCAAAAATGGTTGATTGAATCTAAGAATATCGCTACGTCTGTCACCAAGGGTTCTGGTGCATTTTACGGCAGTGACGGTGCTTGGAATAACCAATTACAATATGTTCATTTATTATTCATGGGATTTGCAGATCTCTTCAAATATATTCCATGGCAACCTGAATTCGATGGCTATAAGACCGAAGTCTTGAAACAAGGTTCGTACGTCTACACCACTAAGCAGGACCCTGACGATCCTAACATGTACTTCAATCTGCCAACTACGACTCCACAGATGACCAAGAAATACAATGCTTTATTTAACCAAGACGCTTCCAGCTCAGACACTGCGGCTCAGCATTGTGATTCAAATGAGAACAAtccaattccaaaatcCTTGATGGACAATGCTTCGGCTGCGCAAATAATGTTTGCAATCTCCCAGATAGAATCTCCACAATAG